In a single window of the Populus alba chromosome 16, ASM523922v2, whole genome shotgun sequence genome:
- the LOC118030947 gene encoding inositol monophosphatase 3: MAQNDSLSEFLQTAVEAAKRAGEIIREGFYQTKHVEHKGLVDLVTETDKACEDLIFNYLKQQHPSHKFIGEETTAACGITELTDEPTWIVDPLDGTTNFVHGFPFVCISIGLTIGKVPTVGVVYNPIMEELFTGVHGKGAFLNGKPIKVSSQSELVKSLLATEAGTKRDKSTVDATTNRINSLLFKVRSLRMTGSCALNLCGVACGRIDLFYETGYGGPWDVAGGAVIVKEAGGIVYDPSGKDFDITSQRVAASNLLLKEAFVEVLQQSE, encoded by the exons atgGCACAGAATG ATTCTCTTTCAGAGTTCTTGCAGACTGCTGTTGAGGCAGCAAAGAGAGCTGGAGAG ATAATCCGTGAAGGATTCTACCAGACCAAGCATGTGGAGCATAAAGGCCTG GTGGATTTAGTTACTGAGACTGACAAGGCTTGTGAggatcttatttttaattatctcaAACAGCAGCACCCCTCACATAAG TTCATTGGGGAAGAAACTACTGCTGCCTGTGGTATTACGGAACTGACTGATGAACCGACATGGATAGTTGATCCTCTTGATGGAACAACCAACTTTGTCCATGG GTTCCCCTTCGTGTGCATTTCTATTGGTCTTACAATTGGAAAAGTTCCTACAGTAGGTGTTGTTTACAACCCAATAATGGAAGAG CTTTTTACAGGCGTCCATGGAAAAGGTGCATTTCTGAATGGAAAACCCATAAAAG TATCATCTCAAAGTGAGCTTGTAAAATCGCTTCTTGCAACAGAG GCTGGAACAAAACGTGACAAGTCTACTGTGGATGCCACTACGAACAGAATTAACAGCTTACTTTTCAAG GTGAGATCCCTTAGGATGACTGGCTCCTGTGCATTGAATCTTTGCGGAGTTGCATGTGGAAGGATTGATTTGTTTTACGAAACCGGATATGGAGGCCCGTG GGATGTGGCAGGTGGTGCTGTGATTGTCAAAGAAGCTGGAGGAATCGTTTATGACCC ATCTGGTAAAGATTTTGACATCACTTCTCAAAGAGTCGCAGCTTCAAACCTGCTTTTGAAGGAAGCATTTGTTGAGGTTTTGCAGCAATCAGAATGA
- the LOC118030920 gene encoding uncharacterized protein yields the protein MTGAIRGGKIGVCVSKPAAAAAAAREEVVVRRVSPPPQSPARAAAVATKGHSGLLRNLEEDEGTVKARTPVDIVRQTRDLLIYADQSSASLSDSKREEKELLTRHKSTVAEFLSKNYDWFFAEFNSKLLESTNYITRRQAVKLMGDILLDRSNAVVMTRYVSSRDK from the exons ATGACTGGAGCCATtcga GGAGGAAAGATAGGAGTCTGCGTGTCAAAACCAGCTgccgcagcagcagcagcccgGGAGGAGGTAGTGGTGAGGAGAGTATCGCCACCGCCACAATCACCGGCGCGGGCAGCGGCAGTAGCGACAAAGGGACATTCTGGGCTGTTGA GAAATCTCGAAGAGGATGAAGGGACTGTCAAAGCGAGGACTCCTGTCGATATAGTTAGACAGACTCGCGATCTTTTAATCTATGCTGATCAGAGTTCAGCTTCTTTATCAGATTCAAAACGAGAAGAGAAG GAACTATTGACAAGACATAAATCTACAGTAGCTGAATTTCTTTCTAAGAACTATGATTGG TTTTTTGCTGAATTTAATTCGAAGCTGCTAGAATCCACCAATTACATTACAAGACGACAAGCTGTCAAG CTGATGGGAGATATATTATTGGATCGTTCTAATGCAGTTGTGATGACACGATATGTGAGCTCAAGGGATAAATAG